One Pleurocapsa sp. PCC 7327 DNA segment encodes these proteins:
- a CDS encoding HEAT repeat domain-containing protein, whose amino-acid sequence MQKILQNAIAAIQEDNWASVNQCLQQLLLSPLNKSERKQVIDLALQVLKESDFHQRWEVAKLFPKLGSEAIAPLITILENETTDLETRWFAARILSEFDEPSCIVALVKSIEQTEEEELSLVASQALAKIGSSAIQALIGLLKEPETRLLAVRALAQIRRSDIIEPLLEVVNDPNPEIRAIAIEALGSFHDECILPVLIKALKDPASSVRKEAAISLGMCIQIGSQFDLVELLKPLLYDLNLEVCQQAAMALGRIGTDEAAQALFLVLKSPATPVVLKLTLVRALSWIETRQALTYLQQGLRLGDVEVCQEIVTVLGRKESAELKGKATQILIEFFHSQKPAVQQPQIEQALAMSLGELGQTEAIELLLNLAEDSDRTVKLHAIAALKKFPDPSILLNCEDLAQPEILNLR is encoded by the coding sequence ATGCAAAAGATTTTACAAAATGCGATCGCGGCTATTCAAGAAGACAATTGGGCGTCAGTTAACCAATGCTTGCAGCAACTCTTATTATCGCCTTTAAACAAAAGCGAACGAAAGCAGGTCATAGATTTAGCCTTGCAGGTGCTAAAAGAGAGCGATTTCCATCAACGTTGGGAAGTAGCTAAGCTTTTCCCAAAACTGGGGAGTGAAGCGATCGCGCCTTTAATTACAATTCTCGAAAACGAAACGACTGACCTAGAAACCCGTTGGTTTGCGGCGCGGATTTTGAGTGAATTTGACGAACCTAGTTGTATTGTCGCTTTAGTTAAATCGATCGAGCAAACCGAAGAAGAAGAATTATCGCTCGTAGCATCCCAGGCGCTTGCCAAAATTGGGTCTTCAGCCATTCAAGCACTGATCGGTTTGCTAAAAGAACCAGAAACTCGACTTTTAGCAGTACGAGCGCTCGCTCAGATCCGGCGCTCTGATATTATCGAACCATTGCTCGAAGTCGTCAACGATCCAAATCCTGAAATTCGCGCGATCGCGATCGAAGCGTTAGGGAGCTTCCACGATGAATGCATCTTGCCAGTACTAATAAAAGCTTTAAAAGATCCTGCCTCAAGCGTGAGAAAAGAAGCCGCGATCTCGCTGGGAATGTGCATCCAGATAGGTTCTCAGTTCGACTTAGTCGAGCTTCTCAAACCACTCCTCTACGATCTTAATCTGGAAGTCTGTCAGCAGGCAGCCATGGCTCTAGGACGCATAGGAACTGACGAGGCGGCGCAAGCGTTATTTCTTGTCCTTAAATCCCCTGCTACGCCTGTTGTCTTGAAACTTACCCTTGTAAGAGCATTGAGTTGGATCGAAACACGTCAAGCTTTGACGTATTTACAGCAAGGATTGCGCTTAGGCGATGTTGAAGTTTGTCAGGAAATTGTTACGGTATTGGGACGCAAGGAATCGGCAGAATTAAAAGGCAAAGCTACTCAAATTCTGATTGAATTTTTTCATTCGCAAAAACCTGCCGTACAGCAACCCCAGATCGAGCAAGCTTTGGCAATGTCTCTCGGAGAACTAGGACAAACGGAAGCAATCGAACTGTTACTCAATTTAGCAGAAGATAGCGATCGCACTGTCAAATTGCACGCGATCGCAGCCCTTAAGAAATTCCCAGATCCTTCCATCTTATTAAATTGTGAAGATTTGGCTCAACCTGAAATCCTTAATCTACGGTGA
- a CDS encoding methyl-accepting chemotaxis protein, whose translation MTTTNNPKNSIEQKKDLVNVDSVIPDSDSAIEISDNGIGDRGEVNEKPALVLSQDGSQSFKTGSWWQRMGLRTKAALLAIAIGTIPVLGIGTVAYQLANQSITRQITQTERSFAVNLSDKINRLMFERYGDIQVLAKLPILANPKVREVTTLQEKEAVLDNMLKIYGVYDSITVFDLKGNPIVKSSGQAIGNQSDREYFQQVLKTDRPAISQPEASKSTGKIAIHFAAPVKDAVTGQTIASVISRMPIESLEEIVKKFGEAGEEYHLVDASGKFFLATEQEQVGRVAKDDLPVLAQLKAEKKVGTAVGIDRLDNAEQLFAYVPLAKLEGLPELNWDTIVAIDTQIAFAPQRQLLLALATGTIVTAILIGAIAAFLANRATRPILESTDAVKKLGQGKFDTRIAVSGQDELAELGSNINLMAEQIQTLLNERQEAAQRELENQAAIARAQAEAAERERQRSQALQQELLQFLTDVGGASQGDLTVRAQITAGEVGIVADVFNSIVESLRDIVAQVKQAATQVNESVGTNEGSIRELADEALKQATQISQTLNSIEEMTNTIQEVANNARTAAEVARTASTTAETGGEAMEQTVSSIVQLRETVAETAKKVKRLGESSQQISKAVSLINQIALQTNLLAINASIEAARAGEEGRGFAVVAEEVGQLAAQSATAAKEIEQIVEAIQQETADVVEAMEVGTAQVVQGTRLVEKTKQSLGKIVEVSRQIDQLLQSISQATVSQANTSKTVTKLMQEIAKVSERTSNSSRQVSSSLQETVEIARQLQESVGTFKVA comes from the coding sequence ATGACTACAACTAATAATCCCAAAAACTCCATCGAACAAAAGAAAGATCTGGTTAATGTCGACTCGGTTATCCCAGACTCGGATAGCGCGATCGAGATCTCCGATAATGGAATAGGCGATCGAGGCGAAGTCAATGAAAAACCTGCGCTTGTCTTGAGTCAAGATGGTTCCCAGTCATTCAAGACGGGTTCTTGGTGGCAGAGAATGGGTTTGAGAACCAAAGCCGCCCTCCTGGCGATTGCGATCGGTACGATACCAGTTTTGGGGATCGGGACGGTCGCCTATCAGTTAGCTAACCAATCGATTACCCGACAAATTACGCAAACCGAACGATCTTTTGCCGTCAATTTGTCAGACAAGATCAACCGCTTAATGTTTGAACGGTACGGAGACATTCAAGTACTGGCTAAACTACCGATTCTTGCCAATCCCAAAGTACGGGAAGTAACTACGCTTCAAGAAAAAGAGGCAGTTTTAGATAACATGCTAAAAATTTATGGAGTGTACGACAGCATTACCGTCTTCGACCTCAAGGGCAACCCAATCGTTAAATCTAGCGGTCAAGCCATTGGCAATCAAAGCGATCGAGAGTATTTCCAGCAAGTTCTGAAAACGGATCGACCCGCCATTAGTCAGCCAGAAGCTTCCAAATCTACAGGAAAAATTGCTATTCACTTTGCTGCACCCGTAAAAGATGCCGTCACGGGTCAAACCATCGCGAGCGTCATCAGCCGTATGCCCATCGAGTCGCTCGAAGAGATCGTCAAAAAATTCGGCGAAGCAGGGGAAGAATATCACCTAGTCGATGCTTCCGGTAAATTCTTCCTCGCCACAGAACAAGAACAGGTAGGCAGAGTGGCTAAGGATGATTTGCCCGTTCTGGCTCAACTCAAAGCAGAAAAGAAGGTAGGGACTGCCGTCGGTATCGATCGATTGGACAACGCCGAACAACTGTTTGCCTATGTCCCCTTGGCGAAACTGGAAGGATTGCCAGAGCTAAACTGGGATACTATCGTCGCCATTGACACCCAAATCGCCTTCGCTCCTCAAAGACAACTCCTGCTCGCTCTGGCAACAGGTACTATCGTAACGGCTATCCTAATCGGCGCGATCGCGGCATTCCTGGCAAACCGAGCCACTCGCCCGATTCTCGAATCTACCGATGCTGTTAAGAAACTCGGTCAAGGCAAGTTCGACACCCGCATTGCCGTCAGCGGGCAAGACGAACTTGCCGAACTCGGTTCTAACATTAACTTGATGGCAGAACAGATTCAAACGCTTTTGAACGAACGACAGGAAGCTGCCCAACGGGAATTGGAAAACCAAGCCGCGATCGCACGAGCGCAAGCAGAAGCGGCGGAAAGAGAACGCCAGCGCTCCCAAGCACTTCAGCAAGAATTGCTTCAGTTCCTCACTGACGTGGGCGGTGCTTCTCAAGGAGACTTGACAGTACGGGCACAAATCACGGCGGGTGAAGTCGGCATCGTGGCTGACGTATTCAACTCCATTGTTGAAAGTTTGCGAGATATTGTCGCTCAGGTAAAACAAGCCGCTACCCAAGTAAACGAATCCGTCGGCACTAATGAAGGTTCGATCCGCGAACTAGCAGACGAAGCGCTCAAACAAGCTACCCAAATTAGTCAAACTCTCAACTCCATTGAAGAGATGACCAACACGATTCAAGAGGTGGCAAATAACGCTAGAACGGCGGCTGAAGTCGCTCGTACTGCTTCGACCACTGCCGAAACAGGCGGAGAAGCGATGGAGCAGACGGTAAGCAGTATCGTGCAGTTGCGCGAAACCGTTGCGGAAACTGCCAAGAAGGTTAAGCGACTTGGGGAATCGTCGCAACAGATTTCTAAAGCAGTTTCGTTGATTAACCAGATTGCCCTACAAACCAATTTGCTTGCTATTAACGCCTCTATTGAGGCAGCACGAGCCGGGGAAGAAGGTCGAGGCTTCGCGGTGGTTGCCGAAGAAGTCGGTCAGTTGGCAGCACAGTCGGCGACGGCAGCTAAAGAAATCGAGCAAATTGTAGAAGCAATTCAGCAAGAAACCGCTGACGTGGTTGAAGCGATGGAAGTCGGTACCGCGCAGGTCGTTCAAGGAACGCGCCTGGTAGAAAAAACCAAACAAAGCCTGGGAAAAATCGTAGAAGTCTCTCGTCAGATCGACCAATTGCTCCAGTCTATCTCCCAAGCGACCGTTTCTCAAGCTAATACCTCGAAAACGGTAACCAAGCTGATGCAAGAGATTGCTAAAGTGTCCGAGCGAACTTCCAATTCCTCTCGTCAGGTATCCAGTTCTTTGCAAGAAACGGTAGAGATCGCTAGACAACTTCAAGAGTCCGTCGGTACGTTTAAGGTTGCTTAA
- a CDS encoding S-layer homology domain-containing protein, protein MSNSPNPEPPRRRNLDSDEKIAIIFVLATIGGILWWGLGSSSGINFFKNQPQLLARSRSQPTAQPEQSRPIVALREKPATTELPEASQKEAEQPSQLFEDPDRRQTNRQGQTLPLLALPIPLASQPSPQSTPTPKSQEPSLQLKIAFQDVPRERWDYPFIEGLRSKQLIDGVSENTFEPDRPISRAQMASLIDRAFDSPSQAIEIEFKDVPQGDPIASDIEKAIGKGFMKGYSRDSFRPQENIPRYQVLVTLVAGLNLKPTKDPQQTLKVYEDASEIPTWAVGQVAAATEKGIVVNYPNTKFLNPNQPATRGEAAAMMHQALVNLGKVEPVQSPYIVPSP, encoded by the coding sequence ATGTCTAATTCTCCCAATCCCGAACCTCCGAGAAGAAGGAATCTAGATTCTGATGAGAAGATCGCTATTATTTTTGTTTTAGCTACAATTGGTGGGATCTTGTGGTGGGGACTCGGCAGCAGTAGCGGCATCAATTTTTTTAAAAACCAACCACAACTGCTTGCTCGATCGCGATCGCAACCAACTGCTCAGCCAGAGCAGTCCCGTCCGATAGTTGCTTTAAGAGAGAAACCAGCAACGACAGAATTGCCTGAAGCTAGCCAGAAAGAAGCAGAGCAACCATCGCAATTATTTGAAGACCCCGACCGGAGACAGACAAACCGACAAGGACAAACATTGCCTCTATTGGCTCTTCCCATTCCATTGGCTTCTCAACCATCCCCACAATCTACACCTACTCCAAAATCGCAAGAGCCATCATTGCAGTTGAAGATAGCTTTTCAAGACGTACCGCGCGAGCGCTGGGATTATCCTTTTATTGAGGGATTGAGAAGCAAACAACTAATAGACGGCGTTTCCGAAAACACCTTCGAGCCAGATCGACCGATCTCCAGAGCGCAGATGGCTAGTTTAATCGATCGCGCTTTCGATTCGCCATCGCAAGCGATCGAAATAGAGTTCAAAGACGTACCCCAAGGCGATCCAATCGCTTCCGATATTGAGAAAGCAATCGGGAAAGGATTTATGAAAGGGTACTCTCGCGATAGTTTCCGTCCGCAAGAGAATATCCCCCGCTATCAAGTTCTGGTAACGTTGGTAGCAGGGTTGAATCTCAAGCCAACCAAAGACCCCCAGCAAACCCTCAAAGTCTACGAGGATGCCTCAGAAATTCCTACTTGGGCAGTGGGGCAAGTTGCGGCGGCAACTGAGAAAGGAATAGTTGTTAACTATCCCAATACCAAATTTCTCAACCCCAACCAACCTGCAACTCGCGGCGAAGCTGCTGCAATGATGCACCAAGCGTTGGTGAATTTAGGTAAAGTCGAGCCAGTTCAATCGCCATACATCGTTCCCTCGCCGTAA
- a CDS encoding response regulator transcription factor, translating to MPTVLVVEDTFSEMELICNYLRESGYSVITTSDAKDAMTKAEQQKPDVVVTDVVMPGMSGLELCRTLKKNPATQKLPIVVCTSKNQDLDRMWAMKQGADAYVTKPFTKEELVKAVKSVAV from the coding sequence ATGCCTACAGTTTTAGTAGTGGAAGATACTTTTTCCGAAATGGAGTTAATTTGCAACTATTTGCGCGAGAGCGGCTATAGCGTTATTACTACCAGCGATGCCAAAGACGCTATGACCAAAGCCGAGCAGCAAAAGCCCGATGTCGTAGTGACGGATGTAGTCATGCCCGGAATGAGCGGTCTGGAGTTGTGTCGCACTCTCAAGAAAAACCCGGCTACCCAGAAGCTGCCCATTGTCGTTTGCACCTCAAAAAACCAAGACCTCGATCGCATGTGGGCAATGAAGCAAGGCGCTGACGCTTACGTGACCAAGCCTTTCACCAAAGAAGAACTGGTCAAAGCCGTCAAATCGGTTGCGGTGTAA
- a CDS encoding chemotaxis protein CheW, with protein MNLSTLNLQSNRSQKAVGQAYLKFQLDAKTQAALSMDAAQEVLIVPSSRLTFMPNMPYCVLGLLNQRSRVYWVVDLPQLLEMPMLPSDTQQYNITIARSGNMALALAVLTVRGVTRFLPEAIQSPIGTVAPGLTPYLQGLVPQEREILLVLDPEAILNSTALNANR; from the coding sequence ATGAATCTATCAACCCTCAACCTGCAATCCAACCGATCGCAAAAAGCTGTCGGTCAAGCTTATCTAAAATTTCAACTCGATGCCAAAACCCAGGCAGCCCTATCTATGGATGCTGCCCAAGAAGTGTTAATCGTTCCCAGCAGCCGCCTCACCTTTATGCCCAATATGCCTTACTGCGTGCTGGGGCTTCTCAACCAACGCAGCCGCGTCTACTGGGTCGTGGATTTGCCACAACTGTTGGAGATGCCAATGCTCCCCTCAGATACGCAGCAGTACAACATCACGATCGCGCGATCGGGCAATATGGCTCTTGCTCTAGCCGTCTTGACAGTCAGAGGCGTCACCCGCTTTCTTCCCGAAGCTATCCAGTCGCCCATTGGGACGGTTGCTCCCGGTTTGACCCCCTATCTACAAGGATTGGTTCCCCAAGAGCGGGAAATCCTGCTGGTTTTAGATCCCGAAGCAATTCTCAATTCTACCGCCTTAAATGCTAATCGCTAA